From Acanthopagrus latus isolate v.2019 chromosome 22, fAcaLat1.1, whole genome shotgun sequence, the proteins below share one genomic window:
- the adam17b gene encoding disintegrin and metalloproteinase domain-containing protein 17 has translation MRAALILLAALIGLTEAAMRPEHTQEDQYPSLRSMLDDFDVLPLSSLQTHSVRRRDVQTQTHVEKLLSFDALQRHFRLYLRTNNELFTDDFRAVIVDEDGRERNYAINRHNYFTGHVIGEENSRVQAHIDDHEFSARILTNEAEYNIEPLWRFTSAPPDGRLLIYRSEDIRNLSRLHQPSVCGYLTSEPGQLLPAGVRESMLEEQEEEESVSRGKRQVHDHLKNTCPLLLVADHRFFKHMGREEESTTLNYLIELIDRVDDIYRNTSWDDEFVGYGVQIQQIIIEKSPTAVAPGKRHFNMRVSPEEDRDVWDVKKLLEQFSIDIAKNASNVCLAHLFTYQDFDEGTLGLAYVAPSKPDIPGGLCSKACPSSSNEEREIYLNTGLTSTKNYGKTILTKEADLVTTHELGHNFGAEHDPDNIPYCAPREDQGGKYVMYPIAVSGDHVNNKLFSNCSKHSIVKRLRSKAPSCFKQRNINVCGNSRVEQGEECDPGLLHLNSDHCCTPECRLRAGAECSDRNSACCKGCRFESAGEVCQEPINATCKGHSYCTGVSSECPPPENARDKTACLDSGECLNGECVPFCQAQLKLQPCACNETNSSCKVCCRNSSGVCAPYQDAAGGFLFLRKGKPCTVGFCDGAGKCMKQVQDVIERLWDFIDKLDINTFGKFLADNIVGSVVAFSLLFWVPFSILVHCVDKKLDQQYEQNTKSLFFPSNAELLSSLESASVRIFKPPAFPTSTNSTGLRLHPFGPQQTSTPPISSSDPAPVLAPAPAPAPGPAHPTLDSPRMATIQEDPSFDSHLDEEALQEAFGRPAGSGQRSFEDLTEKSLTSCSEKAIMFRLQRQHQIDSKETQC, from the exons ATGAGAGCAGCTCTCATCCTGCTCGCTGCTCTCATCGGGCTCACTGAGGCCGCCATGAGGcccgaacacacacaggaggaccAGTACC CGTCTCTCCGCTCGATGCTGGACGACTTCGACGTGCTGCCTCTCTCCAGCCTGCAGACGCACTCCGTCCGCCGCCGCGACGTCCAAACTCAAACCCACgtggagaagctgctgagctTTGACGCCCTGCAGAG GCACTTCAGGCTCTACCTGAGGACCAACAACGAGCTGTTCACCGACGACTTCAGAGCCGTGATCGTGGACGAGGACGGACGAGAGCGAAACTACGCCATCAACAGACACAACTACTTCACCGGACACGTCATCG GGGAGGAAAACTCTCGTGTCCAGGCTCATATAGACGACCATGAGTTCTCCGCTCGCATCCTGACCAACGAAGCTGAGTACAACATCGAG CCTCTGTGGAGGTTCACGTCGGCGCCACCTGATGGCCGCCTGCTGATCTACCGCTCAGAGGACATCAGGAACCTCAGCCGACTGCACCAGCCGTCCGTCTGCGGCTACCTGACCTCCGAGCCCGGccagctgctgcctgcaggCGTCAGAGAGTCCATgttggaggagcaggaggaggaag AGTCCGTGTCCAGAGGGAAGCGTCAGGTCCACGATCACCTGAAGAACacctgtcctctgctgctggtggccgACCACCGCTTCTTCAAACACATGGGCCGCGAGGAGGAGAGCACCACCCTCAACTACCTG ATCGAACTCATCGATCGCGTCGACGACATCTACAGAAACACGTCGTGGGACGATGAGTTTGTGGGTTACGGTGTTCAGATCCAACAG ATCATCATAGAGAAAAGTCCGACTGCCGTCGCTCCGGGAAAACGTCACTTCAACATGAGAGTAAGTCcggaggaggacagagatgtGTGGGACGtcaagaagctgctggag cagttCAGTATCGACATCGCAAAGAACGCCTCCAATGTGTGCCTCGCTCACCTCTTCACCTATCAGGACTTTGATGAAGGCACTCTGGGTCTGGCCTACGTCGCCCCGTCCAAACCGGACATCCCCGGAGGTCTCTGCTCCAAAG CCTGTCCGTCATCTTCCAACGAAGAACGAGAGATCTACCTGAACACGGGCCTGACCAGCACCAAGAACTACGGGAAAACCATCCTGACGAAG GAAGCCGACCTGGTGACGACTCACGAGCTCGGTCACAACTTCGGAGCGGAACACGACCCGGACAACATCCCGTACTGCGCCCCGCGAGAGGACCAGGGAGGGAAGTACGTCATGTACCCCATCGCTGTGAGCGGCGACCACGTCAACAACAAG CTCTTCTCCAACTGCAGCAAACACTCCATCGTCAAGCGTCTGAGGTCCAAGGCGCCGTCCTGCTTCAAGCAGAGGAACATCAATGTGTGCGGGAACTCTCGGGTGGAGCAGGGCGAGGAGTGCGACCCGGGGCTGCTGCACCTGAACTCGGACCACTGCTGCACCCCCGAGTGCAGGCTGAGAGCCGGAGCTGAGTGCAG TGACAGGAACAGTGCGTGCTGTAAAGGCTGCAGGTTCGAGTCTGCAGGTGAAGTCTGCCAGGAGCCCATCAACGCCACCTGTAAAGGTCACTCGTACTGCACAG GAGTCAGCAGCGAGTGTCCGCCGCCAGAGAACGCTCGGGACAAGACGGCGTGTCTGGACAGCGGCGAGTGTCTGAACGGAGAGTGTGTTCCCTTCTGCCAGGCccagctgaagctgcagcccTGCGCCTGCAACG AAACCAACTCGTCCTGTAAAGTCTGCTGTCGGAACAGCAGCGGCGTCTGCGCTCCGTACCAGGACGCAGCGGGCGGCTTCCTGTTCCTGCGGAAAGGGAAACCCTGCACCGTGGGCTTCTGTGACGGAGCG GGGAAGTGTATGAAGCAGGTGCAGGACGTCATCGAGCGTCTGTGGGACTTCATCGATAAACTGGACATCAACACGTTCGGGAAGTTCCTGGCTGATAACATCGTGGGCTCGGTGGTGGcgttctctctgctgttctggGTTCCCTTTAGCATCCTGGTCCACTGTGTG GACAAGAAGCTGGATCAGCAGTATGAACAGAACACCAAGTCTCTGTTCTTCCCCAGT AATGCCGAGCTCCTGAGCAGCCTTGAGTCCGCGTCCGTTCGGATCTTCAAACCTCCAGCCTTCCCAACCAGCACCAATTCCACTGGGCTGCGCCTCCACCCGTTCGGTCCCCAGCAGACCAGCACCCCTCCGATCTCCAGCTCTGACCCGGCCCCGGTCCTGGCCCCGGCCCCGGCCCCGGCCCCCGGCCCAGCTCACCCCACTCTTGACAGCCCACGCATGGCCACCATCCAGGAGGACCCCAGCTTTGACTCCCACCTGGACGAGGAGGCACTGCAGGAGGCGTTCGGGCGCCCTGCCGGGTCGGGTCAGCGCTCCTTCGAGGACCTGACAGAGAAAAGCCTGACGAGTTGCAGCGAGAAGGCGATAAtgttcagactgcagagacAACATCAGATCGACAGCAAGGAGACGCAGTGCTGA
- the LOC119012754 gene encoding cleavage and polyadenylation specificity factor subunit 3-like translates to MAAKRKSDAGVPAEESDQLLIRPLGAGQEVGRSCIILEFKGRKIMLDCGIHPGLEGMDALPYIDLIDPAEIDLLLISHFHLDHCGALPWFLQKTSFKGRTFMTHATKAIYRWLLSDYVKVSNISADDMLYTETDLEESMEKIETINFHEVKEVAGIKFWCYHAGHVLGAAMFMIEIAGVKLLYTGDFSRQEDRHLMAAEIPSVKPDILITESTYGTHIHEKREEREARFCNTVHDIVNREGRCLIPVFALGRAQELLLILDEYWQNHPELHDIPIYYASSLARKCMAVYQTYINAMNDKIRKAININNPFVFKHISNLKSMDHFDDIGPSVVMASPGMMQSGLSRELFESWCTDKRNGVIIAGYCVEGTLAKHIMTEPDEITTMSGQKLLLKMSVDYISFSAHTDYQQTSEFIRALKPPHVILVHGEQNEMARLKAALIREYEDNDEVDIEVHNPRNTEAVTLNFRGEKLAKVMGSLTDRKCVQGQRISGILVKRNFNYHIMTPSDLSNYTDLCMGTVTQSQAIPYTGPISLLVSQLRSLTGDVEQVEAASKITIKIFKSITLVHEAGMVLLEWIANPLNDMYADVVTTVVLEVQSNPNAQKFLEGKKETSDSELFVERLELMLHDMFGDDCVHFKDDKTLSVTVDGVTAAVDPQTRVVTCAEDETLREMVEVAVHRLYDALSPTCDVTNRGRSHQ, encoded by the exons ATGGCGGCGAAACGGAAGAGTGACGCCGGTGTTCCCGCCGAGGAGAGCGACCAGCTGCTCATCCGCCCGCT aggagcaggacaggaagtgggacGGTCCTGCATCATCCTGGAGTTCAAGGGACGAAAGATTATG ttgGACTGCGGGATCCATCCGGGCCTGGAGGGAATGGACGCTCTGCCGTACATCGATCTGATCGATCCGGCTGAAATCgacctgctgctcatcagcca ctTCCACCTGGATCACTGTGGAGCTCTGCCCTGGTTCCTGCAGAAGACCAGCTTCAAAGGACGCACCTTCATGACTCACGCCACCAAGGCCATCTACCGCTGGCTGCTGTCCGACTACGTCAAAGTCAG caacatcTCAGCAGACGACATGTTGTACACGGAGACGGACCTGGAGGAGAGCATGGAGAAGATCGAGACCATCAACTTCCACGAGGTGAAGGAAGTGGCCGGCATCAAGTTCTGGTGTTACCACGCGGGTCACGTGCTCGGAGCCGCCATGTTCATGATCGAGATCGCCGGAGTGAAG ctgctgtACACAGGAGACTTCTCTCGTCAGGAGGACCGACATCTGATGGCAGCAGAGATCCCCAGTGTCAAACCAGACATCCTGATCACT gagTCCACCTACGGGACTCACATCCATGAGAAgcgggaggagagggaggctcGTTTCTGTAACACGGTCCACGACATTGTGAACAGGGAGGGTCGCTGTCTGATCCCCGTCTTCGCTCTGGGTCGAGcccaggagctgctgctcatCCTGG atgagTACTGGCAGAACCACCCGGAGCTCCACGACATCCCCATCTACTACGCCTCGTCTCTGGCCAGGAAGTGCATGGCTGTCTACCAGACGTACATCAACGCCATGAATGACAAGATCCGCAAGGCCATTAACATCAACAACCCGTTTGTCTTCAAGCACATCAGCAACCTCAAG AGCATGGACCACTTTGACGACATCGGTCCCAGCGTGGTGATGGCGTCTCCTGGTATGATGCAGAGCGGCCTGTCCAGAGAGCTGTTTGAGAGCTGGTGCACCGACAAGAGGAACGGAGTCATCATCGCTGGATACTGTGTGGAGGGGACGCTCGCGAAG cacaTCATGACGGAGCCCGATGAGATCACCACCATGTCGGGTCAGAAGCTGCTCCTGAAGATGTCCGTGGACTACATCTCCTTCTCTGCTCACACTGACTACCAGCAGACCAGCGAGTTCATCAGAGCGCTCAAACCTCCTCATGTG ATTCTGGTCCACGGCGAGCAGAACGAGATGGCCCGTCTGAAAGCGGCACTGATCCGCGAGTATGAAGACAACGACGAGGTCGACATCGAAGTCCACAACCCGAGAAACACAGAGGCCGTCACACTCAActtcagaggagagaagctggCAAAG gtgatgggctctttgacagacagaaagtgtGTTCAGGGTCAGAGGATCTCCGGGATCCTCGTCAAGAGGAACTTCAACTATCACATCATGACGCCCTCCGACCTCTCCA actACACAGATCTGTGTATGGGCACAGTGACACAGTCTCAGGCCATCCCGTACACCGGACCCATCTCGCTGCTGGTCAGCCAGCTCCGCAGCCTCACAG gagacgtggagcaggtggaggcagcGTCTAAGATCACCATCAAGATCTTTAAGAGCATCACTCTGGTTCACGAGGCCGGCAtggtgctgctggag tGGATCGCCAACCCGCTCAATGACATGTACGCTGATGTCGTCACTACGGTGGTCCTGGAGGTCCAATCTAACCCCAACGCCCAAAAGT ttCTGGAGGGCAAGAAAGAAACGTCGGACTCGGAGCTGTTTGTAGAGAGACTGGAGCTCATGCTGCA cGACATGTTCGGAGACGACTGCGTTCACTTCAAAGACGACAAAACTTTGAGCGTGACGGTGGACGGAGTCACCGCCGCCGTCGACCCGCAGACCAGG GTGGTGACGTGTGCAGAGGACGAGACTCTGAGGGAGATGGTGGAGGTCGCCGTCCACCGACTCTACGATGCCCTCAGCCCCACATGTGATGTCACCAACAGGGGGCGGAGTCACCAGTGA
- the taf1b gene encoding TATA box-binding protein-associated factor RNA polymerase I subunit B isoform X2: MDDEHTAGFREPCAQCAAVDWGVSDEGRFYCRSCHNVIERTREVVDPNFTPGSTRISTISRGSRTKRPERGRQWMICEGFQFILRNQADALLRLGVSPNFKDDVLCQLWRLYLQKSRQAFTHNPVTSSKFKVRGLDSDSDSAAELSVVSANETNLSCTAESNAESSSEWSLCSGSVDASSYLSARLRRTRGLMSMMKTLALIHLALIWSAETLTLSDLLRLVNEGHVPYVNAYEELPDEMKLEGKDALIFRVEAVPSHQTVHKEAETLLLFLQLPAFPPVSRQSLLHPSLLSLRYLMDANLPDELHLWVCRLVERTGMADETLHVSDRLLRPVLPRYDVQAAALIIVTMKLLFGLDDHTEWDLSNQTGDQDDTGDLFNLRRWYRLLQAALIRAQQRRDRRIARKQWKAKKPLYDNKREKYSMIKNKRIAEQVQSCFERLSSCPVGVDRINPSSFRFCWGDEDGADGPSLHQKKLDGVVTLKLDVLTPLNSTYWHPALKACKLQLFSFLLDVKPAYLYEEVLKVERRAINSKTHRRKRRRTRAKTPAETKAKTRTRTQRGQENR, translated from the exons ATGGACGACGAGCACACC gccgGGTTCAGGGAGCCCTGTGCTCAGTGTGCAGCGGTGGACTGGGGCGTTTCAGACGAGGGTCGTTTCTACTGCAGGTCCTGTCACAACGTCATCGAg AGAACCAGAGAGGTGGTGGACCCCAACTTCACTCCTGGCTCCACCCGgatcagcaccatcagcagaGGATCCAGAACCAAGAGGCCCG AGCGCGGCCGTCAGTGGATGATCTGTGAGGGTTTCCAGTTCATCCTGAGGAATCAGGCCGACGCTCTGCTCCGACTGGGAGTCAGTCCAAActttaag GACGACGTGCTGTGTCAGCTGTGGAGACTCTACCTGCAGAAGAGTCGACAGGCCTTCACCCACAACCCAGTGACCAGCTCCAAGTTTAAAGTG cgAGGTCTCGACTCGGACTCGGACAGTGCAGCCGAGTTATCTGTTGTGTCGGCCAATGAGACGAACCTGTCCTGCACGGCCGAGTCCAACGCAG AGAGCTCCAGTGAGTGGTCGctgtgttctggttctgtggaTGCTTCCAGCTACCTGTCGGCCCGGCTGCGGAGGACACGCGGGCTGATGAGCATGATGAAGACTTTGGCTCTGATCCACCTCGCTCTGATCTGGAGCGCCGAGACACTGACGCTCAGCGACCTGCTCAG gtTGGTGAACGAAGGTCACGTCCCGTATGTGAACGCTTACGAGGAACTCCCTGATGAGATGAAGCTTGAGGGGAAAGACGCTCTCATCTTCAGAGTAGAG GCTGTCCCGTCTCACCAGACGGTGCATAAAGAGGCGGAGACTCTACTTCTGTTCCTGCAGCTTCCTGCTTTTCCTCCAGTCAGCCGCCAGAGTCTGCTGCACCCGTCTCTGCTCAGCCTGCGATACCTGATGGACGCCAACCTGCCCG ATGAGCTCCACCTGTGGGTCTGCAGACTGGTGGAGCGCACCGGTATGGCGGATGAAACGCTCCACGTGTCCGACCGTTTGTTACGTCCTGTCCTGCCGCGCTACGATGTCCAGGCCGCCGCcctcatcatcgtcaccatGAAGCTCCTCTTCGGCCTGGATGACCACACTGAATG GGATTTATCCAATCAGACAGGCGACCAGGACGACACCG GAGACCTGTTCAACCTGAGGAGGTGGTACCGGCTGCTGCAGGCGGCTCTGATCCGagctcagcagaggagagacCGCAGAATTGCCAG GAAACAGTGGAAAGCAAAGAAACCTCTGTATGATAACAAGAGGGAGAAATACTCCATGATAAAGAATAAGA gaataGCAGAGCAGGTGCAGTCATGTTTTGAGAGGCTGTCTTCCTGTCCGGTGGGCGTCGATCGCATCAATCCGTCCAGCTTCAGGTTCTGTTGGGGGGACGAGGACGGAGCAGACGGTCCCAGTCTGCACCAGAAGAAGCTGGACGGAGTCGTGACCCTGAAACTCGACGTCCTGACGCCCCTGAACTCCACCTACTGGCACCCGGCACTCAAAGCCTGCAAA ctgcagctcttcagcTTCCTGCTGGATGTGAAGCCGGCGTACCTGTACGAGGAGGTGCTAAAGGTGGAGAGACGAGCCATCAACAGCAAAACACAtcggaggaagaggaggagaaccaggGCCAAGACCCCGGCCGAGACCAAGGCCAAGACCAGGACCAGAACTCAAAGAGGACAAGAAAACAGATGA
- the taf1b gene encoding TATA box-binding protein-associated factor RNA polymerase I subunit B isoform X1: MDDEHTAGFREPCAQCAAVDWGVSDEGRFYCRSCHNVIERTREVVDPNFTPGSTRISTISRGSRTKRPERGRQWMICEGFQFILRNQADALLRLGVSPNFKDDVLCQLWRLYLQKSRQAFTHNPVTSSKFKVRGLDSDSDSAAELSVVSANETNLSCTAESNAESSSEWSLCSGSVDASSYLSARLRRTRGLMSMMKTLALIHLALIWSAETLTLSDLLRLVNEGHVPYVNAYEELPDEMKLEGKDALIFRVEAVPSHQTVHKEAETLLLFLQLPAFPPVSRQSLLHPSLLSLRYLMDANLPDELHLWVCRLVERTGMADETLHVSDRLLRPVLPRYDVQAAALIIVTMKLLFGLDDHTEWDLSNQTGDQDDTGDLFNLRRWYRLLQAALIRAQQRRDRRIARKQWKAKKPLYDNKREKYSMIKNKRIAEQVQSCFERLSSCPVGVDRINPSSFRFCWGDEDGADGPSLHQKKLDGVVTLKLDVLTPLNSTYWHPALKACKLRSCSSHYSEVEPTLPRTFVWLLQLFSFLLDVKPAYLYEEVLKVERRAINSKTHRRKRRRTRAKTPAETKAKTRTRTQRGQENR, translated from the exons ATGGACGACGAGCACACC gccgGGTTCAGGGAGCCCTGTGCTCAGTGTGCAGCGGTGGACTGGGGCGTTTCAGACGAGGGTCGTTTCTACTGCAGGTCCTGTCACAACGTCATCGAg AGAACCAGAGAGGTGGTGGACCCCAACTTCACTCCTGGCTCCACCCGgatcagcaccatcagcagaGGATCCAGAACCAAGAGGCCCG AGCGCGGCCGTCAGTGGATGATCTGTGAGGGTTTCCAGTTCATCCTGAGGAATCAGGCCGACGCTCTGCTCCGACTGGGAGTCAGTCCAAActttaag GACGACGTGCTGTGTCAGCTGTGGAGACTCTACCTGCAGAAGAGTCGACAGGCCTTCACCCACAACCCAGTGACCAGCTCCAAGTTTAAAGTG cgAGGTCTCGACTCGGACTCGGACAGTGCAGCCGAGTTATCTGTTGTGTCGGCCAATGAGACGAACCTGTCCTGCACGGCCGAGTCCAACGCAG AGAGCTCCAGTGAGTGGTCGctgtgttctggttctgtggaTGCTTCCAGCTACCTGTCGGCCCGGCTGCGGAGGACACGCGGGCTGATGAGCATGATGAAGACTTTGGCTCTGATCCACCTCGCTCTGATCTGGAGCGCCGAGACACTGACGCTCAGCGACCTGCTCAG gtTGGTGAACGAAGGTCACGTCCCGTATGTGAACGCTTACGAGGAACTCCCTGATGAGATGAAGCTTGAGGGGAAAGACGCTCTCATCTTCAGAGTAGAG GCTGTCCCGTCTCACCAGACGGTGCATAAAGAGGCGGAGACTCTACTTCTGTTCCTGCAGCTTCCTGCTTTTCCTCCAGTCAGCCGCCAGAGTCTGCTGCACCCGTCTCTGCTCAGCCTGCGATACCTGATGGACGCCAACCTGCCCG ATGAGCTCCACCTGTGGGTCTGCAGACTGGTGGAGCGCACCGGTATGGCGGATGAAACGCTCCACGTGTCCGACCGTTTGTTACGTCCTGTCCTGCCGCGCTACGATGTCCAGGCCGCCGCcctcatcatcgtcaccatGAAGCTCCTCTTCGGCCTGGATGACCACACTGAATG GGATTTATCCAATCAGACAGGCGACCAGGACGACACCG GAGACCTGTTCAACCTGAGGAGGTGGTACCGGCTGCTGCAGGCGGCTCTGATCCGagctcagcagaggagagacCGCAGAATTGCCAG GAAACAGTGGAAAGCAAAGAAACCTCTGTATGATAACAAGAGGGAGAAATACTCCATGATAAAGAATAAGA gaataGCAGAGCAGGTGCAGTCATGTTTTGAGAGGCTGTCTTCCTGTCCGGTGGGCGTCGATCGCATCAATCCGTCCAGCTTCAGGTTCTGTTGGGGGGACGAGGACGGAGCAGACGGTCCCAGTCTGCACCAGAAGAAGCTGGACGGAGTCGTGACCCTGAAACTCGACGTCCTGACGCCCCTGAACTCCACCTACTGGCACCCGGCACTCAAAGCCTGCAAACTGCG GTCCTGCAGCAGTCACTACTCAGAGGTGGAACCGACGCTGCCTCGGACATTCgtgtggctgctgcagctcttcagcTTCCTGCTGGATGTGAAGCCGGCGTACCTGTACGAGGAGGTGCTAAAGGTGGAGAGACGAGCCATCAACAGCAAAACACAtcggaggaagaggaggagaaccaggGCCAAGACCCCGGCCGAGACCAAGGCCAAGACCAGGACCAGAACTCAAAGAGGACAAGAAAACAGATGA